The following coding sequences lie in one Mesorhizobium shangrilense genomic window:
- a CDS encoding TetR/AcrR family transcriptional regulator, with the protein MTQKTPRRRRLRKEVRQAELLDAAAQIFREKGYDEASTAEIAERAGVVEGTIYRYFASKRDLLVKVVEQAYEEVIADFEVQLHGISGTWNRLRYMIWRHLKTIEDDPALAKLVTYEIKVDPDYRTMRVFQLNRAYTRRTVEIIEQAIRSGEFVADVPIPIIRDMIYGCIDHHTWSYVRGEGTFDLNTTADYITHLIYRGLAAHSSPEEGSVLARIEERLARIEARFGTTA; encoded by the coding sequence ATGACGCAGAAGACACCTCGCCGGCGGCGGCTTCGCAAGGAGGTCCGACAGGCCGAACTGCTGGATGCGGCCGCCCAGATCTTTCGCGAGAAGGGCTATGACGAGGCCTCCACCGCGGAGATCGCAGAGCGTGCCGGCGTCGTGGAAGGGACGATCTACCGCTATTTTGCGTCGAAGCGCGACCTGCTCGTGAAGGTCGTAGAGCAGGCATACGAAGAGGTTATCGCCGATTTCGAAGTCCAGCTCCACGGCATTTCCGGAACCTGGAACCGGTTGAGGTACATGATCTGGCGCCACCTCAAGACCATTGAGGACGATCCTGCCCTTGCCAAGCTCGTGACCTACGAGATCAAGGTTGATCCCGACTATCGCACGATGCGGGTCTTCCAGTTGAACAGGGCCTATACGCGCCGCACAGTCGAGATCATCGAGCAGGCCATCAGGTCCGGCGAGTTTGTCGCTGATGTTCCGATTCCGATCATCCGCGACATGATCTATGGGTGCATCGATCACCACACGTGGAGCTATGTTCGCGGCGAGGGAACGTTCGATCTCAACACGACAGCGGACTACATCACCCATCTGATCTATCGCGGCCTTGCTGCCCATTCGTCGCCGGAGGAGGGTTCGGTGCTCGCCAGGATCGAGGAGCGTCTCGCCCGCATCGAGGCGCGGTTCGGAACGACGGCGTAG
- a CDS encoding SDR family NAD(P)-dependent oxidoreductase, with the protein MTIRFDGRVAIVTGAGNGIGKEHALGLAQRGAKVVVNDLGSATNGSGASSTVAQAVVEQIRSQGGEAMADGADVSNPEQVEAMVGRAKAEWGRVDILVNNAGILRDKTFSKMELDDYLKVLNVHLNGTVICTRAVWETMREQNYGRIVLTSSTSGLYGNFGQAAYGVAKAGMLGLMNVLHLEGAKYGIRINTLAPSAVTRMTEDLLPKEALDLMRPELITPGVLYLVSENAPSRVILGAAAGSFARIILNETDAVHFPGSTLSPEAIESHFSKICDTSVLHTMQNAFEQNRNLVGKAAQANGIEVPF; encoded by the coding sequence ATGACGATCAGATTCGACGGCCGCGTGGCCATTGTCACCGGCGCCGGCAACGGCATCGGCAAGGAGCATGCTCTGGGACTGGCGCAGAGGGGCGCCAAGGTCGTCGTCAATGACCTGGGCAGCGCCACTAACGGCAGCGGGGCATCGTCGACAGTGGCGCAAGCCGTGGTGGAGCAGATCCGCAGTCAGGGTGGCGAGGCGATGGCCGACGGTGCGGACGTCTCCAACCCGGAGCAGGTCGAAGCCATGGTCGGGCGCGCCAAGGCTGAGTGGGGCCGGGTCGACATTCTGGTCAACAATGCGGGCATTCTTCGCGACAAGACCTTCTCGAAGATGGAACTCGATGACTACCTCAAGGTGCTCAACGTCCACCTGAACGGCACCGTCATCTGCACCAGGGCGGTGTGGGAGACGATGCGCGAGCAGAATTACGGACGCATCGTGCTGACGTCATCGACCTCGGGCCTGTACGGCAATTTCGGCCAGGCCGCCTATGGCGTCGCCAAGGCCGGCATGCTGGGGCTCATGAACGTCCTGCATCTCGAAGGCGCGAAATACGGGATCCGCATCAACACGCTCGCCCCTTCCGCAGTCACCCGCATGACAGAAGATCTCCTGCCGAAGGAAGCGCTCGACCTGATGAGGCCGGAACTGATTACTCCAGGCGTGCTGTACCTCGTCAGCGAGAATGCGCCGTCACGCGTGATCCTTGGTGCCGCGGCGGGCAGCTTTGCCCGGATTATCCTCAACGAGACCGACGCCGTGCATTTCCCGGGCAGCACGCTTTCACCCGAGGCGATCGAGAGCCATTTCTCCAAGATTTGTGATACCTCGGTTCTGCATACGATGCAGAACGCCTTCGAGCAGAACCGCAATCTCGTCGGCAAGGCTGCGCAGGCCAACGGGATAGAGGTTCCCTTCTGA
- a CDS encoding SDR family NAD(P)-dependent oxidoreductase, whose protein sequence is MDIRFDGRVAIVTGAGNGLGRAHALALAERGAKVVVNDFGGSGQGAGRSCDVAESVAEEIRSGGGEAIADPADVSQEEEVKDMVAKAMDRWGRVDILVNNAGITRDKSFGKMDIADFRKVVDVHLLGTTLCTHAVWNIMRDQNYGRVLMTSSTSGLYGAFAQAAYAAAKSGMLGLMNVLHIEGAKHGIRVNMLAPWAATRLTAGLLPQEALDLMGPESVTPGVLFLVSEDAPARIIMSAGSGCFARIRLLESDAVFFPPDGRTPEAIAERFAEISAIEGQREVTDTFDQNSYLVRKAAAGLGIASPL, encoded by the coding sequence ATGGACATAAGGTTCGACGGGCGGGTGGCGATCGTCACGGGAGCGGGAAACGGCCTCGGTCGCGCCCATGCGCTCGCACTTGCCGAGCGCGGAGCCAAGGTGGTCGTCAATGATTTCGGCGGCAGCGGACAGGGCGCAGGACGCTCGTGCGACGTTGCCGAATCCGTCGCCGAGGAGATCCGCTCAGGCGGGGGCGAGGCGATTGCCGATCCGGCAGACGTGTCGCAGGAAGAGGAAGTCAAGGACATGGTCGCCAAGGCGATGGATCGCTGGGGACGAGTCGACATCCTTGTCAACAATGCCGGCATCACCCGCGACAAGTCGTTCGGCAAGATGGACATCGCCGATTTCCGCAAGGTTGTCGACGTGCATCTGCTCGGTACCACCCTCTGCACCCACGCAGTGTGGAACATCATGCGCGACCAGAACTACGGCCGGGTTCTGATGACCTCCTCGACCTCGGGCCTCTACGGCGCGTTTGCCCAGGCCGCCTACGCCGCCGCCAAGTCCGGCATGCTCGGCCTGATGAATGTGCTGCATATCGAGGGCGCAAAACACGGGATCCGCGTGAACATGCTGGCCCCTTGGGCCGCGACGCGACTGACCGCAGGTCTCCTGCCGCAGGAAGCGCTCGACCTGATGGGGCCGGAGTCGGTGACGCCCGGAGTGCTGTTTCTGGTCAGCGAGGACGCACCGGCCCGCATCATCATGAGCGCCGGCTCCGGGTGTTTCGCGCGCATTCGCCTGCTGGAATCCGATGCCGTGTTCTTTCCGCCTGACGGCCGCACGCCGGAAGCCATCGCCGAGCGCTTCGCCGAGATCTCAGCCATCGAGGGACAGCGCGAGGTCACCGACACGTTTGATCAGAACAGTTATCTCGTTAGGAAGGCAGCGGCCGGTCTCGGTATCGCCTCCCCGCTCTAA
- a CDS encoding thiolase family protein produces the protein MVEIVLAGGARTPFGDFGKSLRDVPLQTLGIHAVKASIERAGIKAENIDNLVFGNVTPVDAEAAIVSRVIAVRAGLPVESGAMGVNRGCASGLQAITTAAENIMSGESKVGIAAGGENFSRIPYVARTMRWGDTKGHVALEDGADVIYRCGFSGELMGSTAENVAEKFGYSREEMDAWGLMSQRRAQAAIESGFLGQQVVPIEVPDRKSPRMLERDEFPRFGITAEKLASLRPVFRKEGGRITPGSSSGVTDGAAAIVVAERGVAEDLGITPDAKLLGWAVAGVPPEIMGIGPVPATRKLLAKFGMTADDVDYFEINEAFAAVNIHAERELGVSRDKTNLYGGGISLGHPPGATGLRMMMTAIDHLKATGQRYAVITMCIGGGQGMAGLIENMAG, from the coding sequence ATGGTTGAGATCGTATTGGCGGGCGGCGCCCGCACACCTTTCGGGGATTTCGGCAAGAGCCTGCGCGACGTACCGCTTCAGACGCTCGGCATTCATGCCGTGAAGGCGTCCATCGAGCGGGCCGGCATCAAGGCCGAGAACATAGACAATCTCGTCTTCGGCAATGTCACGCCCGTCGATGCCGAGGCGGCGATCGTCAGCCGGGTCATAGCGGTACGGGCCGGCCTGCCAGTCGAGTCGGGTGCAATGGGTGTCAACCGCGGTTGCGCGTCGGGTCTCCAGGCCATCACCACCGCCGCCGAAAACATCATGTCCGGCGAATCGAAGGTCGGCATTGCGGCCGGCGGCGAGAACTTCAGCCGCATTCCCTATGTGGCGCGCACGATGCGGTGGGGCGACACGAAGGGCCACGTTGCACTCGAGGACGGCGCCGATGTCATCTATCGCTGCGGCTTTTCCGGCGAGCTCATGGGATCCACGGCCGAGAACGTGGCGGAGAAATTCGGGTACAGTCGCGAGGAAATGGACGCTTGGGGGCTGATGAGCCAGCGCCGTGCGCAGGCCGCAATCGAGAGCGGCTTCCTGGGGCAGCAGGTGGTGCCCATCGAGGTTCCCGACCGCAAGTCTCCACGCATGCTCGAGCGCGACGAGTTTCCTCGTTTCGGTATCACCGCCGAGAAGCTTGCATCGCTCCGGCCTGTCTTCCGCAAGGAAGGCGGACGCATAACGCCCGGCAGTTCCAGCGGTGTCACGGACGGCGCGGCCGCGATCGTCGTCGCCGAACGGGGCGTGGCCGAGGATCTCGGGATCACGCCTGACGCGAAGCTGCTCGGCTGGGCTGTCGCCGGCGTGCCGCCTGAGATCATGGGCATCGGACCCGTGCCCGCGACGCGCAAGCTGCTCGCGAAGTTCGGGATGACGGCGGACGACGTCGACTATTTCGAGATCAACGAGGCATTCGCCGCAGTCAACATCCATGCCGAACGCGAACTCGGCGTCTCCCGCGACAAGACCAATCTCTATGGCGGCGGCATCTCGCTCGGCCATCCGCCCGGTGCAACCGGATTGCGCATGATGATGACGGCGATCGATCACCTGAAGGCGACAGGGCAGCGATACGCGGTGATCACGATGTGCATTGGTGGCGGCCAGGGGATGGCCGGCCTGATCGAGAACATGGCAGGTTGA
- a CDS encoding long-chain-fatty-acid--CoA ligase yields MLLTQPLRRMGQLAAKRLAVVDGAERRNWSQVNDRVARLAAGLGALGINVGDRVAILALNSSRYMEAYFGTLWAGAVAVPLNTRWSFEELAYGLTDSEPDVLFIDATFLPHLAGLRERWKGLKHVVFIGEPVAGSQELITYERLLADNAPVPAAPVPPEALAVICYTGGTTGLSKGVMLSHLAVWASSVALSIDYAHIASRDTIFLHAMPLFHSGGSAVLFATTIAGGTHVFLPGFNPTQILQTIQNEKITHTQLVPTMVRMLLDQPDFESYDVSSLQTLIYGGAPMSAAQIEETLAKLPRVNLQQGYGQTELAPYISSLRPEDHVTTGERAKRLRSAGYAGLCSEIMVCDPDGKELPAGEIGEVCVRGPHMMSGYWRKPNETAAAMVDGWIRTGDAGYLDEDGFVFLVDRIKDMIVTGGENVYSSEVENAIARHPAVATVAVIGIPSEKWGEAVHAVIILRKDQHATESEIIEHSRRHISGYKCPRSVEFRTEPLPLAGPGKILKRALRAPYWQAGQSRIA; encoded by the coding sequence ATGCTTTTGACGCAGCCCTTGAGGCGTATGGGACAATTGGCGGCCAAGCGTCTGGCCGTCGTGGATGGGGCGGAGAGGCGGAACTGGTCGCAGGTCAACGATCGTGTTGCACGTCTGGCGGCCGGTCTCGGCGCGCTGGGTATCAATGTCGGCGATCGCGTCGCCATCCTGGCGCTCAACTCGTCGCGCTACATGGAAGCCTATTTCGGCACCCTGTGGGCGGGTGCCGTGGCGGTGCCTCTCAACACGCGATGGAGTTTCGAGGAACTCGCCTACGGCCTCACCGATTCCGAGCCGGACGTCCTGTTCATTGATGCCACCTTCCTGCCGCATCTCGCGGGTCTGCGCGAGCGCTGGAAAGGCTTGAAGCACGTCGTCTTCATTGGTGAGCCCGTCGCAGGATCGCAGGAGCTGATCACCTATGAACGCCTGCTCGCGGACAATGCGCCGGTGCCGGCGGCCCCGGTGCCGCCCGAAGCATTGGCGGTTATCTGCTACACTGGCGGCACCACCGGCCTCTCAAAGGGCGTGATGCTGTCGCATCTGGCAGTATGGGCGAGTTCGGTCGCGCTCAGCATCGACTACGCCCATATCGCGTCGCGCGATACGATCTTCCTCCATGCCATGCCGCTGTTCCATTCGGGCGGGTCGGCCGTGCTGTTTGCCACGACGATCGCCGGCGGCACGCATGTCTTCCTGCCCGGGTTCAATCCGACCCAGATCCTGCAGACGATCCAGAACGAGAAGATCACGCACACACAGCTCGTGCCGACGATGGTGCGGATGCTCCTCGACCAGCCCGACTTCGAAAGCTACGACGTCTCGTCGTTGCAGACGCTGATCTATGGCGGTGCGCCAATGTCGGCTGCCCAGATCGAGGAAACGCTGGCGAAATTGCCACGTGTCAACCTTCAGCAGGGCTACGGCCAGACAGAGCTTGCTCCCTACATCTCCAGCCTTCGCCCAGAGGACCACGTGACGACCGGCGAGCGCGCAAAGCGACTGCGGTCGGCGGGATATGCCGGCCTTTGCAGCGAGATCATGGTCTGCGATCCAGATGGCAAAGAACTTCCGGCTGGCGAGATCGGCGAGGTCTGCGTGCGCGGCCCGCATATGATGAGCGGCTACTGGCGCAAGCCCAACGAGACGGCAGCGGCTATGGTCGACGGCTGGATCCGGACCGGTGACGCCGGTTACCTCGACGAAGACGGCTTCGTCTTTCTCGTCGATCGTATCAAGGACATGATCGTGACCGGCGGTGAAAACGTCTACTCAAGCGAGGTCGAGAATGCGATCGCGCGTCATCCTGCCGTTGCCACGGTCGCCGTCATCGGCATTCCGAGCGAAAAATGGGGCGAGGCCGTCCACGCCGTCATCATCCTGCGCAAGGACCAACACGCGACCGAGAGCGAGATCATCGAGCACAGCCGCAGGCATATATCCGGCTACAAGTGCCCGCGTTCGGTGGAATTCCGGACGGAACCGCTTCCGCTGGCCGGTCCCGGGAAGATCCTGAAGCGTGCTCTGCGCGCGCCCTACTGGCAGGCGGGCCAATCGAGGATTGCCTGA